A genomic window from Thermococcus nautili includes:
- a CDS encoding DUF362 domain-containing protein, which produces MPEKIKIVVNEDRCYLCGGCAGVCPTLAIEVHSSGWEFLQDKCISCKICINACPVGALSAEPLEVKA; this is translated from the coding sequence ATGCCGGAGAAGATTAAAATCGTCGTTAACGAAGACCGCTGTTACCTCTGCGGTGGCTGTGCCGGAGTCTGCCCGACTTTGGCTATAGAGGTGCACTCAAGCGGCTGGGAGTTTCTGCAGGACAAGTGCATAAGCTGTAAGATATGCATCAACGCCTGCCCGGTTGGAGCTCTGAGCGCCGAGCCCCTGGAGGTGAAAGCATGA
- the surR gene encoding sulfur metabolism transcriptional regulator SurR, whose amino-acid sequence MNEPDIFYILGNKVRRDLLSHLTCTECYFSFLSSKVSVSSTAVAKHLKIMEREGILKSYEREGPFIGPARKYYDINIAKTYVVTITPNIFWYRGLDLSEEPEVSIELPEEPKNLDEMILTFRTLTRKLEEVLKELQAIEGRRDRLMAMIKETYLKEIGDMTQLAILHYVLLNGSATVDELSDRLNLKEREVLQKASELDRFVPLRIKDGVITIDDERLKAKLGGEDDAGED is encoded by the coding sequence ATGAATGAACCCGACATTTTCTACATCCTCGGGAACAAGGTGAGGCGCGATTTGCTCAGCCACCTCACCTGCACCGAGTGCTACTTCAGTTTTCTGAGCAGTAAGGTTAGCGTCTCCTCAACGGCCGTGGCAAAGCACCTTAAAATAATGGAGCGCGAGGGGATACTCAAATCCTACGAGCGTGAGGGTCCCTTCATCGGCCCCGCGAGGAAGTACTACGACATAAACATCGCCAAAACCTACGTCGTCACGATAACCCCCAACATCTTCTGGTACCGCGGTCTTGACCTGAGCGAGGAGCCGGAGGTCTCGATAGAGCTTCCAGAAGAGCCCAAAAACCTAGATGAGATGATTCTAACCTTCAGAACTTTAACCAGAAAGCTTGAGGAAGTCCTCAAGGAGCTTCAGGCGATAGAGGGCCGTAGAGACAGACTCATGGCGATGATTAAGGAGACCTACCTAAAGGAAATCGGCGACATGACCCAGCTGGCAATCCTCCACTACGTTCTCCTCAACGGCTCGGCCACCGTTGACGAGCTCAGCGACAGGCTCAACCTCAAGGAGAGGGAGGTGCTCCAGAAGGCAAGCGAGCTGGACAGGTTCGTTCCGTTAAGAATAAAAGACGGCGTTATAACGATAGATGACGAGAGGTTAAAGGCAAAGCTCGGCGGTGAAGACGATGCCGGAGAAGATTAA
- a CDS encoding geranylgeranyl reductase family protein, protein MSWKYDVVVVGAGIAGPIVARNVAKAGYSVLMIDKKWAIGTPKQCAEGISIKVFEKYDIPYDKRFINREIYGAKLYSPSGYELELRYKDVSGVILERKVFDKMLAYYAAKAGADVLARTEALDVIRKDGKVVGIKAKHEDEPIEIYADVIVAADGVESTIARKAGINTYAPPHEFDSSYEYEMLIEGFDPDLIHLWFGNEIAPRGYVWVFPKDEDRANVGIGINSDNPKTAKYYLDKWLKENNIPAKKLLEVNVGVVPVGGFVKELVKDNVLVVGDAARQVNPMHGGGMAEAMEAGTIASKWIVKALEEENLSLLQNYTKEWWETDGKRLERVLKVRRVTEKLTDEDLDLFIQILSGADAEKIAGGDYGEVIKALLKHPKVLLSPRRIKLLKELL, encoded by the coding sequence ATGAGCTGGAAGTACGACGTCGTCGTCGTTGGGGCAGGAATAGCAGGGCCCATAGTGGCGAGAAACGTCGCAAAGGCCGGCTACTCCGTTCTCATGATTGACAAGAAGTGGGCCATCGGAACTCCAAAGCAGTGCGCCGAGGGCATAAGCATAAAGGTCTTCGAGAAGTACGACATCCCCTACGACAAGCGCTTCATCAACCGCGAGATTTACGGGGCGAAACTCTACTCCCCGAGCGGTTACGAGCTCGAACTCCGCTATAAGGACGTCAGCGGTGTTATCCTCGAGAGGAAGGTCTTCGACAAGATGCTCGCCTACTACGCCGCTAAAGCTGGAGCAGACGTTCTCGCGAGGACTGAAGCTTTGGACGTCATAAGGAAGGACGGAAAGGTCGTTGGAATCAAGGCCAAGCACGAGGACGAGCCGATTGAGATTTACGCCGACGTTATCGTCGCGGCTGATGGCGTCGAGAGCACGATAGCGAGGAAGGCCGGTATAAACACCTACGCTCCGCCACACGAGTTCGATTCGAGCTACGAGTACGAGATGCTCATCGAGGGCTTCGACCCCGACCTCATACACCTCTGGTTCGGCAACGAGATAGCCCCGAGAGGTTACGTCTGGGTCTTCCCGAAGGACGAGGACAGAGCCAACGTGGGAATAGGAATCAACTCGGACAATCCAAAGACTGCCAAGTACTATCTCGACAAGTGGCTGAAGGAGAACAATATCCCAGCTAAGAAGCTCCTCGAGGTGAACGTCGGTGTCGTTCCAGTTGGAGGCTTCGTCAAGGAGCTCGTGAAGGACAACGTCCTCGTCGTCGGCGACGCCGCGAGGCAGGTCAACCCGATGCACGGCGGCGGAATGGCGGAAGCGATGGAAGCCGGAACGATAGCGAGCAAGTGGATTGTCAAAGCTCTGGAAGAGGAGAACCTCTCGCTACTCCAGAACTACACCAAGGAGTGGTGGGAGACCGACGGAAAGAGGCTCGAAAGAGTTCTGAAGGTCAGGCGCGTTACCGAGAAGCTCACTGATGAAGACCTCGACCTCTTCATACAGATTCTCAGCGGCGCCGACGCGGAGAAGATAGCAGGTGGAGACTACGGAGAGGTCATAAAGGCCCTCCTCAAGCACCCGAAGGTTCTCCTGAGCCCGAGGAGGATAAAGCTCCTCAAGGAGCTCCTCTGA